A region from the Prevotella melaninogenica genome encodes:
- a CDS encoding sodium-dependent transporter: MVEQKRAKFGSKLGMILATAGGAVGLGNVWRFPYMTGQNGGAAFILIYIGCILLLGLPCMISEFIIGRHAASNTARAYTKLSNGTAWKWVGFLGVLTGFLITGYYAVVSGWCLQYGIASTLGHLHGTPDYFKSYFTDFSTNPWKPVLWTVMILLFAHYVIIHGVRNGIERASKIMMPALFILLVSIVVASCLLPGASKGIEFLLKPDFSKVTGDVFLGALGQSFYSMSIAMGCICTYASYYSRHTKLLNSAVQIGVIDTCVAILAGLMIFPAAFSVGVSPDSGPSLIFITLPNVFEQAFASMPMLGYVISLAFYLLLSVAALTSLISLHEVSTAFFQEELHISRSHAAMIVTGGCSLIGAICSLSLGDWSFLKVAGVNLFDVFDFVTGQIFLPVGGLLTCLFIGWYVPKKLVKDEFTNWGTTRGIFFGTYYFLIRFVCPLAILAIFLHQLGVF; the protein is encoded by the coding sequence ATGGTTGAACAAAAAAGAGCAAAGTTTGGAAGCAAGTTAGGTATGATTCTTGCCACCGCAGGAGGTGCTGTCGGCTTAGGTAATGTTTGGCGTTTTCCTTATATGACAGGTCAGAATGGTGGTGCAGCTTTCATTCTTATCTATATTGGTTGTATCTTATTGTTAGGCTTGCCTTGTATGATTAGCGAGTTCATTATCGGTCGTCATGCGGCGTCGAATACGGCACGTGCCTATACAAAGTTATCCAATGGAACAGCTTGGAAGTGGGTGGGATTCTTAGGTGTGCTCACTGGTTTCCTTATTACTGGTTATTATGCTGTGGTTTCTGGATGGTGTCTACAATATGGTATAGCCTCAACTTTGGGACATCTGCATGGTACACCAGATTATTTCAAGTCGTATTTTACAGACTTCTCCACCAATCCTTGGAAGCCAGTTCTGTGGACAGTGATGATTCTTCTCTTTGCGCATTACGTTATCATCCATGGCGTTAGGAATGGTATAGAGCGTGCTTCAAAGATAATGATGCCAGCACTTTTTATCCTCTTGGTATCTATTGTCGTTGCATCTTGTTTGCTTCCAGGAGCAAGTAAGGGTATTGAATTCTTGTTGAAGCCCGACTTTAGTAAGGTGACAGGTGACGTTTTTCTTGGTGCCTTAGGGCAATCATTCTATTCGATGAGTATCGCAATGGGTTGTATCTGTACTTATGCATCTTACTATAGTCGTCATACAAAGTTGTTGAACTCGGCTGTACAGATTGGCGTTATTGATACCTGTGTTGCTATCTTGGCGGGTCTGATGATTTTCCCAGCAGCCTTCTCGGTAGGCGTAAGTCCTGATAGCGGTCCTTCTCTTATCTTCATCACGTTACCCAATGTCTTTGAACAGGCCTTTGCAAGCATGCCCATGTTAGGATATGTCATTTCTTTAGCATTCTATCTGTTGCTTTCTGTGGCAGCGTTGACTTCGTTAATCTCTCTGCATGAGGTGAGTACAGCTTTCTTTCAAGAGGAGTTACACATCAGTCGTTCACATGCAGCAATGATTGTTACGGGTGGTTGCTCACTGATTGGTGCTATTTGTTCTTTATCGTTGGGCGATTGGAGCTTCCTCAAGGTGGCAGGCGTCAATCTGTTTGATGTCTTCGACTTTGTGACAGGACAAATCTTCCTCCCTGTAGGTGGACTTCTTACCTGTCTGTTCATTGGCTGGTATGTGCCTAAAAAGCTGGTAAAGGATGAATTTACGAACTGGGGAACCACACGTGGTATCTTCTTTGGAACTTATTACTTCCTTATCCGCTTTGTTTGTCCGTTGGCTATTCTTGCTATCTTCTTACATCAGTTAGGAGTCTTTTAA
- a CDS encoding ComEA family DNA-binding protein, with protein MKPQSLFYLHKSDRKVILVLLLFIICCLGLIIFVGNQTTETADVKNDSLSHRKPTSFSHKEQLPEVVTSEGRHLFPFDPNTATAEELQQLGLAPYQVRNIIKYRSKGGVYRSPMDFARLYGLTRKQYRELEPYITISDEYEPASTLASVQAYIAKKEADKRAAHAAYEAYKAQNTYKPNKGNERDTLRYPLKLKVGEHINLATADTSQLKKVPGIGSGWARAIVNYGKRLGGYVVVGQLQEIDGFPEEALPYFSVVNPHTEKINLNTATLTQLRKHPYMNFYQARAICDYRRLKGKLTNLSQLHLLKDFTPETIERLRPYVAF; from the coding sequence ATGAAACCTCAATCGTTATTCTATCTTCATAAATCTGATAGGAAAGTAATCTTAGTATTATTGCTGTTCATTATCTGTTGTCTGGGTTTGATAATCTTTGTAGGCAATCAGACAACGGAAACAGCAGACGTGAAAAACGATAGTCTAAGCCATAGAAAGCCTACATCTTTTTCTCATAAAGAACAACTTCCTGAAGTTGTGACGTCAGAAGGACGACACCTCTTTCCTTTCGATCCGAATACAGCTACAGCCGAAGAGTTACAACAATTAGGACTGGCTCCTTATCAAGTACGCAATATTATCAAGTATCGTTCTAAAGGAGGGGTCTATCGTTCGCCGATGGACTTTGCTCGCCTTTACGGACTTACACGCAAGCAGTATCGGGAGTTGGAGCCTTATATAACAATTAGTGACGAATACGAACCAGCCTCCACGCTTGCTTCCGTACAAGCCTATATTGCCAAAAAGGAGGCTGATAAGCGGGCAGCGCATGCAGCTTATGAGGCTTATAAGGCGCAAAATACGTATAAACCGAACAAAGGTAATGAACGTGATACCCTCCGTTATCCGTTGAAACTAAAGGTGGGTGAGCATATTAACCTCGCTACAGCTGACACAAGCCAACTAAAGAAGGTGCCTGGTATTGGCTCTGGGTGGGCTCGTGCGATTGTCAATTATGGTAAACGTTTAGGTGGATACGTTGTGGTCGGACAGTTACAAGAGATAGATGGCTTTCCTGAAGAAGCCTTGCCTTACTTTTCCGTGGTTAATCCACATACGGAGAAGATTAATCTTAATACTGCAACGCTAACACAACTTCGTAAGCATCCTTATATGAATTTCTATCAAGCAAGAGCTATCTGCGATTATCGAAGGCTGAAAGGAAAACTAACGAATCTATCACAACTTCACCTATTAAAGGACTTTACCCCTGAAACTATCGAGCGTTTGCGCCCATATGTAGCATTTTAA
- a CDS encoding CYTH domain-containing protein: MSGLEIERKFLVHKHMDWKKHANGCSHIQQGYFAAVNTVRVRIRDDKGYLTIKGPSRAGGLSRYEFEKEITLEEAQQLMLLCEPGVIDKHRYLVPFGGHTFEIDEFHGDNEGLVLAEVELGSEDETFEKPDFIGLEVTGNRHFYNSQMRRNPFKLWRDIVPAEYR; the protein is encoded by the coding sequence ATGAGTGGATTAGAGATTGAAAGAAAGTTCTTAGTTCATAAGCATATGGACTGGAAAAAGCATGCAAACGGTTGTAGTCATATACAACAAGGATATTTTGCTGCTGTTAATACCGTTCGTGTTCGTATCAGGGACGATAAAGGGTATCTTACAATCAAAGGTCCATCACGCGCAGGTGGCTTATCACGTTATGAGTTTGAGAAAGAGATTACACTGGAGGAAGCACAGCAACTTATGCTGTTATGCGAGCCGGGTGTAATTGACAAACATCGTTATCTTGTTCCTTTTGGCGGACATACCTTCGAGATAGACGAGTTTCATGGTGATAATGAAGGGCTCGTCTTGGCGGAGGTGGAGTTAGGTAGTGAGGATGAAACTTTTGAAAAACCAGACTTTATTGGCTTGGAGGTGACGGGTAACCGACATTTTTATAATTCTCAAATGCGCCGAAATCCATTTAAACTTTGGCGCGATATCGTACCAGCAGAATACCGATAA
- a CDS encoding VanZ family protein, with amino-acid sequence MNKLQHILTKYPFSCIIVIGTWILCFMNIPETPLSNVRFIDKWTHSLIYLVLGLSISLEYIRTTKLPNPKIIVIWVWLIPIMMGGLIEILQSKCTNGNRSGEWLDFFADAMGSTIALLIGILLVRYRAKV; translated from the coding sequence ATGAACAAATTACAGCATATCTTAACTAAATACCCATTTAGTTGTATTATTGTAATAGGTACTTGGATATTGTGTTTTATGAATATTCCAGAAACTCCCCTGAGCAATGTTAGGTTTATTGATAAGTGGACACATAGTCTTATTTACTTAGTTTTAGGACTGAGCATAAGTCTTGAATACATACGCACAACAAAACTTCCCAACCCCAAAATCATTGTTATTTGGGTCTGGTTAATACCTATTATGATGGGAGGACTTATAGAGATTCTTCAGTCCAAATGTACGAATGGGAACCGAAGTGGTGAATGGCTCGACTTCTTTGCAGATGCTATGGGTTCGACAATAGCCTTGCTTATCGGTATTCTGCTGGTACGATATCGCGCCAAAGTTTAA
- a CDS encoding AMP-dependent synthetase/ligase → MQTIGHLSVLIHEQAKKYGAKPAITFRNFGSLKWRTVSWNQFSMRVKEVSNALLNLGLKPQETIAVFSQNTIYHLYTEFGAYGVRVISIPFYATSSEQQIQYMIQDAGVKFLFVGEQEQYDKARRVVSLCPTLERIIVFDSSVRLSTHDPNTIYFEDFLKLGEGLPRESEVEDRWAEASYDDICNILYTSGTTGESKGVILTYKMYHAAMEGNTKSVPVNSKDRIINFLPFSHVFERGWAYLGLSVGAELIVNTYPKEIQQSMRETHPTSMAAVPRFWEKVYVAVKERMENSSIVQRKLFYHALNVGRKRNIQYVARGKRVPLTLEMEYKFVNKTVLSLVRKQLGLENPHIFPTAGAYVSPEVEEFVHSIGINMIVGYGLTESLATVSCDHIGQPYTVGSVGRPIEGIDIKISDEGEIMLKGPTIMPGYFRRDTTNAEAFDKDGYFHTGDAGYMKDGELFLKERIKDLFKTSNGKYIAPQMVEAMLLVDKFIEQVSVIADQRKFVAALIVPEFSVLEEWAKENHIEFKNREELCQNKRVNEMMRERIETLQQRLASYEKIKRFTLLPHHFSMESGELTNTLKLKRSVVNRRYHDVIEKMYEE, encoded by the coding sequence ATGCAGACAATTGGACATCTTTCTGTTCTTATTCATGAACAAGCAAAAAAATACGGTGCGAAACCAGCAATCACTTTCCGTAACTTTGGTAGTCTGAAATGGAGGACTGTGTCATGGAATCAGTTTTCAATGCGCGTAAAGGAAGTGTCAAATGCGCTCTTGAACCTTGGTTTGAAGCCTCAAGAAACTATTGCCGTGTTTTCACAAAACACTATTTATCATCTTTACACGGAGTTTGGTGCATACGGTGTACGTGTGATTAGCATTCCGTTCTATGCAACAAGTTCTGAGCAGCAGATACAATATATGATTCAAGATGCTGGTGTGAAGTTTCTTTTTGTTGGTGAACAGGAGCAATATGACAAGGCACGTCGTGTCGTTTCTCTTTGTCCTACACTGGAACGAATCATAGTCTTTGATTCAAGTGTACGTCTTAGTACGCATGACCCTAATACAATTTATTTTGAAGACTTCTTGAAGTTAGGAGAAGGTCTACCACGTGAGTCGGAGGTTGAAGACCGTTGGGCAGAGGCAAGTTATGATGATATTTGTAATATCCTTTATACAAGTGGTACCACTGGCGAGAGTAAAGGTGTTATCTTGACATATAAGATGTATCATGCAGCTATGGAGGGGAATACGAAGAGTGTGCCTGTAAATAGTAAAGACCGTATTATCAATTTTCTGCCATTCAGTCACGTCTTTGAGCGTGGTTGGGCTTATTTGGGCCTCTCTGTGGGTGCGGAATTGATTGTAAACACTTATCCAAAGGAGATACAGCAGAGTATGCGCGAAACCCATCCTACGAGTATGGCTGCTGTTCCCCGCTTTTGGGAGAAAGTTTATGTAGCGGTAAAGGAGCGCATGGAGAACTCCAGTATTGTTCAGCGTAAGCTGTTTTATCATGCGTTGAATGTTGGAAGAAAGCGTAACATACAGTATGTCGCACGAGGAAAACGTGTTCCTTTAACTTTGGAGATGGAGTACAAGTTTGTCAATAAGACGGTGTTGAGCCTTGTGCGTAAGCAGTTAGGATTGGAAAATCCGCATATCTTCCCGACGGCTGGTGCGTATGTTTCGCCTGAGGTTGAGGAATTTGTACATAGCATTGGAATTAATATGATTGTTGGTTACGGTCTGACAGAGAGTTTGGCAACCGTTAGCTGTGATCATATTGGACAGCCTTATACAGTCGGTTCTGTGGGTAGACCAATCGAAGGAATTGATATAAAGATTAGTGATGAAGGTGAGATAATGCTGAAAGGTCCTACGATTATGCCAGGTTACTTCCGGCGTGATACAACTAATGCAGAGGCTTTCGATAAGGATGGCTACTTCCATACGGGTGATGCTGGTTATATGAAAGACGGAGAATTGTTCTTAAAGGAGCGTATCAAGGACCTCTTCAAAACTTCAAATGGTAAGTATATAGCACCACAGATGGTGGAGGCTATGCTGTTGGTTGATAAGTTCATTGAGCAAGTATCAGTGATTGCTGACCAGCGTAAGTTTGTTGCTGCGTTAATTGTACCAGAGTTCTCTGTACTGGAAGAGTGGGCAAAAGAGAATCATATAGAGTTTAAGAATCGTGAGGAGTTATGCCAGAATAAGCGTGTCAATGAGATGATGCGTGAGCGTATCGAAACCTTACAACAGCGTTTGGCATCCTACGAAAAGATTAAACGTTTCACTCTTCTTCCTCACCACTTCTCAATGGAAAGTGGAGAGTTAACGAATACGTTGAAGCTGAAACGTTCGGTTGTTAACCGCCGCTATCATGATGTAATTGAAAAGATGTACGAGGAATAG
- the dusB gene encoding tRNA dihydrouridine synthase DusB: MKIGTIDFGERPLFLAPMEDVTDIGFRKMCKRFGAAMVYTEFVSADAVIRSIKSTLSKIVIDDSERPVGIQIYGRDVASMVEAAKIVEQVKPDVIDINFGCPVKKVANKGAGSGMLKNIPLLLDITREVVKAVNTPVTVKTRLGWDNDNLIITDLAEQLQDCGIQALTIHGRTRSQMYTGEADWTLIGEVKNNPRIHIPIIGNGDVTSIEEANEKFDRYGVDAVMIGRATFGCPWLFNQSDKQLTIDDKIDILEEMLRINVERIDEHRGILHTRRHLAASPIFKGVPDFKQTRIAMLRTTKMDELMAILEDCREKLRE, translated from the coding sequence ATGAAAATAGGAACGATAGATTTTGGGGAGCGCCCACTATTCTTGGCTCCGATGGAAGATGTGACAGATATTGGCTTCCGAAAGATGTGTAAACGTTTCGGTGCAGCTATGGTATATACGGAATTTGTGTCGGCTGATGCAGTCATCCGCAGTATCAAGTCAACGCTTTCAAAGATAGTCATTGACGACAGCGAGCGCCCTGTAGGAATACAGATATACGGCAGAGATGTAGCTTCAATGGTTGAAGCAGCTAAGATTGTAGAACAGGTTAAGCCCGACGTGATTGATATTAACTTTGGTTGTCCAGTGAAGAAGGTGGCTAACAAGGGCGCTGGCTCTGGTATGTTGAAGAACATCCCACTGCTACTTGATATCACACGTGAGGTGGTGAAGGCTGTCAACACACCTGTCACAGTGAAAACTCGTTTAGGTTGGGATAACGACAACTTGATTATTACCGACCTTGCAGAGCAACTGCAAGACTGTGGTATACAGGCATTGACGATTCATGGACGTACCCGTTCACAGATGTACACAGGTGAGGCTGACTGGACATTGATAGGTGAGGTAAAGAACAACCCACGCATTCATATCCCCATCATTGGCAATGGTGACGTGACAAGTATTGAGGAAGCGAATGAGAAGTTCGACCGTTATGGTGTTGATGCCGTGATGATTGGTCGTGCTACCTTTGGTTGTCCGTGGCTCTTCAATCAAAGCGATAAGCAGTTGACTATCGATGACAAGATTGATATTCTTGAAGAAATGCTACGTATTAATGTGGAGCGTATTGACGAACATCGTGGCATCTTGCATACTCGTCGTCACTTAGCCGCATCGCCTATCTTCAAAGGAGTACCTGACTTTAAGCAGACACGCATCGCCATGTTACGTACAACAAAGATGGATGAGCTGATGGCTATCCTTGAAGATTGCAGGGAGAAGCTAAGGGAATGA
- a CDS encoding helix-turn-helix transcriptional regulator yields the protein MKNSIRVERAIKRMTQAQLAELIGVSRQTVVAIESEKYVPSTVLSLKIARVFDKRVDDIFELEEND from the coding sequence ATGAAGAATAGTATAAGAGTAGAGCGGGCAATAAAGCGTATGACCCAAGCGCAATTAGCAGAACTTATTGGGGTATCTCGTCAAACGGTTGTCGCTATTGAAAGCGAGAAGTATGTTCCCTCAACAGTTCTCAGTCTGAAGATAGCACGTGTTTTCGATAAGCGTGTAGATGATATTTTTGAACTTGAAGAAAACGATTAA
- a CDS encoding heavy metal translocating P-type ATPase, which translates to MNKKLLRIILTAVLLAGAWLVEHFVALPMWQVLLVYLVPYLVISYDVLGEAIEGVMEGDPFDENFLMSIATIGALLIGFLPGAEPQFIEGVFVMLFFQLGELFEHYAEDKARDSISELMDIRPDVANVEQNGVVARVSPEEVKIGETVIVKPGEKIPLDGKVLEGTSSLNTVALTGESMPRDVSAGMDVISGCVNLSGVLKVRVDKPYSESTAAKIIQLVEQAGDNKSRSESFIRRFARVYTPIVVIAALALAVIPPFFYDSYAPAFGIWLYRALTFLVVSCPCALVISIPLTFFAGIGGASHKGILIKGGNYMDALTKLSTVVFDKTGTLTKGTFEVEAIHPEKLSEQELLHLAAHVERFSTHPIAIALRTAYAKEKDNCCVDNIQETAGQGITATVNGKKVSVGNARLMTALGMEIPVCKRCVSHIGTMVHVAVDGEYAGHIIISDQLKADAIEAIEQLKALGVRKTVMLTGDKREVAEQVAEQTKVTEYYAELLPADKVSHVERLIAEKSGNETIAFVGDGINDAPVLARADVGIAMGALGSDAAIEAADVVLMDDKPSKIALAIKLSSRTIFIAKENAWFAIGIKVAVLLLATFGMASMGLAVFADVGVMVLAVLNAMRAR; encoded by the coding sequence ATGAATAAGAAACTTTTAAGAATTATTCTTACGGCTGTACTCCTCGCAGGAGCATGGCTTGTTGAGCATTTTGTAGCACTCCCAATGTGGCAGGTGTTGCTTGTTTATTTGGTTCCTTATCTGGTTATCAGTTATGATGTATTAGGTGAAGCTATTGAGGGCGTTATGGAAGGTGACCCTTTTGATGAGAATTTCCTTATGAGTATTGCGACAATTGGTGCATTGCTCATCGGTTTCCTTCCTGGTGCTGAACCACAGTTTATCGAAGGAGTCTTCGTAATGTTGTTCTTTCAATTGGGCGAACTCTTTGAGCATTATGCGGAAGATAAGGCACGCGACTCCATCTCTGAGCTGATGGATATCCGTCCCGATGTAGCCAACGTGGAGCAAAATGGAGTGGTAGCGAGGGTAAGTCCTGAAGAGGTAAAGATTGGTGAGACGGTGATAGTGAAGCCAGGAGAGAAGATTCCATTGGATGGAAAGGTACTTGAGGGAACGTCCAGTCTTAATACCGTAGCCTTGACAGGTGAGAGTATGCCACGTGATGTCAGTGCGGGGATGGACGTTATCTCAGGTTGTGTCAACCTTTCTGGTGTGTTGAAAGTACGTGTTGACAAGCCTTACAGCGAGTCTACGGCAGCAAAGATTATCCAACTCGTTGAGCAAGCAGGCGATAACAAGTCACGCAGCGAATCGTTCATCCGACGTTTTGCACGTGTCTATACGCCTATCGTGGTGATTGCAGCCCTTGCCTTAGCTGTTATTCCTCCTTTTTTCTATGATAGTTATGCACCCGCTTTCGGTATTTGGCTTTATCGTGCATTGACTTTCTTGGTCGTAAGTTGTCCGTGTGCTTTGGTTATCTCTATCCCGCTGACCTTCTTTGCGGGTATCGGTGGCGCATCCCATAAGGGTATCCTCATCAAGGGTGGCAACTATATGGATGCTTTGACAAAGCTCTCTACGGTAGTTTTCGATAAGACGGGAACATTGACAAAGGGAACTTTTGAGGTTGAGGCTATCCACCCTGAGAAACTTTCTGAACAAGAGTTGCTCCATTTGGCAGCCCACGTAGAACGTTTTTCTACGCATCCTATCGCCATTGCTCTTCGCACAGCTTATGCTAAAGAGAAGGATAATTGCTGCGTAGATAATATACAAGAAACGGCAGGACAGGGCATCACTGCCACTGTAAATGGTAAGAAAGTAAGCGTTGGTAATGCTCGTTTGATGACAGCACTTGGGATGGAAATACCTGTTTGCAAACGTTGTGTCAGCCACATCGGTACGATGGTTCACGTTGCTGTTGATGGTGAATATGCTGGTCATATTATTATTTCTGACCAGTTGAAAGCTGATGCCATTGAAGCTATTGAGCAGCTGAAAGCATTAGGTGTTCGTAAGACTGTTATGTTGACCGGCGACAAGAGGGAAGTTGCTGAGCAAGTTGCTGAACAGACAAAGGTGACGGAATATTATGCAGAACTGCTCCCTGCCGACAAGGTGAGCCACGTTGAACGGCTCATTGCAGAGAAGAGTGGAAACGAAACAATCGCCTTTGTCGGTGATGGTATCAATGATGCGCCTGTGTTGGCACGTGCTGATGTGGGTATTGCTATGGGTGCTTTGGGTAGTGATGCTGCTATCGAAGCTGCCGATGTAGTATTGATGGATGACAAACCTTCGAAGATTGCGCTTGCAATCAAGCTCTCCAGTCGTACTATCTTTATTGCAAAAGAGAACGCCTGGTTTGCTATTGGTATAAAGGTTGCGGTCCTTCTCCTTGCCACCTTTGGTATGGCAAGTATGGGATTAGCCGTCTTTGCCGATGTTGGCGTGATGGTTCTTGCCGTTCTTAATGCGATGAGAGCAAGGTAA
- the prfB gene encoding peptide chain release factor 2: MITADQLKDIQERTEALHRYLDIDKKRIEFEEEQLRTQAPDFWDDPARAQEQMKKVKDIEKWVKDYDKARALADELQLAFDFYKDELVTEEEVDTAYAKVLKVIEGLELKNMLRQEEDPMECVMKINSGAGGTESQDWASMLMRMYMRWGEAQGYRVTISDIQDGDEAGIKSVTMKFEGGEYAYGYLKSENGVHRLVRVSPFNAQGKRMTSFASVFVTPLVDDTIEVYVDPARVSWDTFRSSGAGGQNVNKVESGVRLRYQYEDPDTGEQEEILIENTETRDQPKNRAKAMQLLKSQLYDRAMKKRMEEQAKIEAGKKKIEWGSQIRSYVFDDRRVKDHRTNYQTSDVDGVMNGKIDDFIKAYLMEFPTEE, encoded by the coding sequence ATGATAACAGCAGATCAGCTAAAAGATATACAAGAGCGCACTGAAGCGTTGCATCGCTATCTTGATATTGACAAGAAGCGAATAGAATTTGAAGAGGAACAACTCCGTACACAAGCCCCAGACTTTTGGGATGATCCAGCTCGTGCACAGGAGCAGATGAAGAAAGTTAAGGACATTGAAAAATGGGTCAAAGACTATGATAAGGCTCGTGCGTTGGCTGATGAGTTACAGTTAGCATTTGATTTCTATAAAGATGAACTTGTCACTGAAGAGGAAGTTGACACCGCATACGCTAAGGTTCTTAAGGTAATTGAAGGCTTAGAGCTTAAGAATATGCTACGTCAGGAGGAGGATCCGATGGAGTGTGTGATGAAAATTAACTCTGGTGCAGGTGGTACGGAGAGTCAAGACTGGGCTTCTATGCTGATGCGTATGTATATGCGTTGGGGAGAAGCACAGGGTTATAGAGTGACCATCTCTGATATACAGGATGGCGATGAGGCTGGTATTAAGAGTGTGACAATGAAGTTCGAGGGTGGAGAATATGCTTACGGCTACTTGAAGAGTGAGAATGGTGTGCACCGATTGGTACGTGTCAGTCCGTTCAATGCCCAAGGTAAGCGTATGACAAGCTTTGCCAGTGTCTTCGTAACGCCATTGGTAGACGACACTATCGAGGTATATGTTGACCCAGCTCGTGTTAGTTGGGATACTTTCCGTTCGAGTGGTGCGGGTGGACAGAACGTCAACAAGGTTGAGTCGGGTGTTCGTCTTCGCTATCAATATGAAGACCCTGACACTGGAGAACAGGAAGAAATCTTGATTGAGAATACGGAAACCCGCGACCAGCCAAAGAACCGTGCTAAGGCTATGCAGCTCTTGAAGTCACAGTTGTATGACCGTGCAATGAAGAAGCGCATGGAAGAACAGGCTAAGATAGAGGCTGGTAAGAAGAAGATAGAATGGGGAAGTCAGATTCGTAGTTACGTCTTTGATGACCGTCGTGTGAAGGATCACCGCACGAATTATCAGACTTCTGATGTGGATGGTGTGATGAATGGTAAGATTGATGACTTCATCAAAGCTTATCTAATGGAGTTCCCTACAGAGGAGTAA